Genomic DNA from Mycobacteroides chelonae CCUG 47445:
TCCTCGCGGCACATGCGCCGGAAAGCGCTGCCCGAGAGTTGGCTTCGTTGATCTTGGATGTATCGCCAGAGATTGAGGTAGGCACTGAAGTCGGAGTGGTCGTCGGCGAAGCGCGCGTGCTTTTGGCGAGCTGCCTCTTCGCGGTCGGCCGGACGTTCCCGCGGATCGGGAATCGACAGTGCGGCCGCGAGTACCAAGATTTCCCCGACGCAGCCCTCGGCATCGGCCTGCAAGATCATCCGGCCGATTCGCGGGTCGAGGGGTAGTCGTGCCAGCCGTCGCCCCAGCTCGGTGATCGCACCGCCGGTATCGAATGCACCCAATTCCTGCAGCAGCTGCACACCATCGCGGATGCTGCGTTTGTCGGGCGGATCCAGAAACGGGAAGTTCTCGATATCGCCGAGCTGCAGCGCCGCCATCTGCAGGATGACGGCAGCAAGGTTGGTGCGCAGGATCTCCGGATCGGTGTAGCGGGGCCGGGCCTCGAAGTCTTGTTCGGAGTACAGCCGGATGCAGATACCGGGTGCCGTTCGTCCGGACCGTCCGGACCGCTGTGCGGCTGACGCCTGGGAGATGGGTTCGATGGGCAGGCGCTGCACCTTGGTGCGTCGGCTGTAGCGGGAGATGCGCGCGGTGCCGGGGTCGATGACGTATCGGATGCCCGGAACGGTCAGGGAGGTTTCGGCGACGTTGGTCGCCAGCACCACACGCCGGCCGGTGTGAGGCGCAAAGACCTTGTGTTGCTCTGCTGTTGGTAGACGTGCGTAGAGCGGAAGAACCTCAGTGTTGCGGAAGCTGCCGCGCAGCGTCTCGGCGCAATCGCGGATCTCGCGCTCACCGGACAGAAACACCAGTACATCGCCGGAGGGTTCGGCCTCCAGCTCGCGGACCGCGTCGGCGATGGCCTCGGTCTGGTCGCGGATCTCGGTACGGACGATTTCATGGTCGGGGTCGTCCGGATCATCTGACGAATCGCCGGAAGCAGGGACCTCCAGCGGCCGGTAGCGGATCTCGACCGGGTACGTCCGCCCGGACACCTCGACGATGGGTGCGCCTCCGAAATGCGCCGCAAAGCGTTGCGGCTCAATGGTGGCCGAGGTGACGATGACCTTCAGGTCGGGCCGCTGCGGCAGCAGCTCGCGCAGATAGCCCAGGAGGAAGTCGATATTGAGGCTGCGTTCGTGCGCCTCGTCCAGGATGAGGGTGTCGTAGCGCAGTAGTCGTCGGTCGCGCTGGATCTCCGCGAGCAGAATGCCGTCAGTCATCAGCTTGACCAGGGTGCGGTCGCTGGCTTGGTCGGTGAATCTGACGGTGTAGCCCACGGTTTCGCCGAGGGGGGTGCCCAGTTCCTCGGCGATACGTTCGGCGACGGTGCGTGCCGCGAGTCGGCGTGGCTGGGTGTGGCCGATGGTGCCACGGATTCCACGGCCCAGCTCCAGACAGATCTTGGGAAGCTGTGTGGTTTTCCCCGAGCCGGTGGCGCCGGCGACGACGACCACTTGATGCGCGGAAATCGCGCGGGCGAGTTCGTCCCGGTGCGCGCTGACGGGTAGGTCCGGGTACGTGATCGTCGGGACGGCCGCGGTCCGGGTGGCCACCAGTGCCTCGGCGGTGGAGATCTGTTCGAGGAGCTTCTCGGCATCGGCCGGGTTGCGCAGGTTCTTGAGGCGGCGGCCGAGCCGGGACGCATCGCGAAGGGTCACGCCGTCGAGGCGCGCGCGCAACGCGGAACGGGACTCCCCCGACAATTCGGACACTCCGGAAAGGATAGGCGCCCCCGGCGCTATGCCGTTAGACGCTCCAGGCGCTCGCCAGGCCAGCCGAGACCGAGGCTGCCGCGGTGACCAGGCCATGCCAGGTCTCGGGCTGCAGCTGATGGATATCCAACGGACCCGCCGTGGCGATATGCGGGTCATAAGGCACGGCGACGATGTGGTTCGGCGAGATCCAGCGGTGGAACCGGGCGACCATCGCCGCCACCAGGCGCTCGGAGTTCCTGCGATCTTCGCGATTGTCGTAGCCACGGACATGGTTGATCACCACCACCATGCGGGGGATCAGGTACTCGTAGCCCTCGGAGATGAGCCACTCGATCGCGCGGACCGCACCCTCGGCGCCGACCGGCGTGGCGGCCGCAACCAGCACCACACCGTTGGCAGATCGCAGCACGCCAGGCATCACCGGATGCCAGAAGTCCACGCCGGTATCGGTGAGCAGCAGGCTGTAAAGCCGCTGCAGCCGACTGTGCGCCTGGGTGTAGATCTCGGCATTGAGTTCCCCGCGCGGGCGCACCGAATGTGCGTTGGCGGCAAGCACATCCAGGCCGGTCACCGGATTCTGGCCAACGAAGAAGCGCAGATCGAAGTTGCGCTCGGGTTCGTCTTGAGCCAGCACATCGGCGAAGGTGGATGAGGCTGACGGGTCAATCCACGACGCCAGATTGGCCGACTGGCCCGGATCGGCGTCGGTGGCCAGCACCATGTCTTTGCGGCGCAGCTCTGAGAGCACCGAACCGAGAGCGGCGGTGATCATCGTCTTGCCGACGCCGCCGTTTCCGCCCAAGACCGCCAGGGAGTGGATGCCCCGCCAGGGGGTGCGCACCACGGCGGTCAGCTCACGAAGCTCGGCCTCTTCACGGGATTCGCCCGGATTGATAACGCCAAAACTCCCGCGGTACACCCACTTACGCCAACCAATCGACGCGGGCCGACGCGGCGAGGGCAGAATTTCTGAACGAAGCTGCGCTCCCAACGCGTCGCCGATGGCCGGAGGGAGATCGACATGCGGATCATGCGGAGGTACGGCGTCGACGATGGACAGCGGGCCACGAGGCGGCAATTGCAGTGGGCGGGGTTCGACATCGGGCTGGCGCTGTTGCAGCGAGGCGGCCTCGGCGCGTTGCCGTTTGGCGTGCGCGCCCAGCTTGATGGGGATGATGGGTCCGGTTCGGTCGAGGATCTCGTCCTCGGAGCCGTCCGCCGGGGAATCGTTGGGCGCACTCACGGCAATCTCCTCCTCCACCAGAAGCCGTTTGGCCCCAGCGCTCCGACAGTTTCGATCTGCATCGCGGGCAGCGTGAGACCCGTCGCATACGCAGTCTCTTATGGCCGTTGCGCGGTTGGCGAGGGCCGTTACCCACCCGTGTCTGAATCGGCATCAAATGGAACGAGGTTGGTATGTAGTCGGTACCGGCGCTAAATCAGCAGGTCACATCCACGTACATGGTCTTGGTGGTTGTGGTGTTGGTGAAGACGCCCGGACGCTTGTTGCTCGGCAGGCCGTAATCGGACCGCACGGTGGTCTGCCCGGGACGCACGCTGCTGGCGGTGCACTGGTTGAGGGCCTTGGATCCGGTCTTGCTGACGATCACGCTGTAGCCCTGTGCCTGAAGCTCGCTGACGGTCTGCTGTGCGTTGGAGCCGTCGGTCTGAGCGGATGCGGTGCCGAGGGCGAAGCCGAGTGGTGTCAGCGCGAGGGCAGCGGCGGCGGTTCCGGCGATGATGTACTTCTTCATGATTTCTCCTGTGCCAGTGGGTTTTTGAGTTGGATCACCGGGTTGCTTGGTGATACTTCAACGATGCGGCGCGGAGGCCGGAATGTATGTCGGGCGACCGGCTGATACACCGGAGGATCTTGATGTCCCCCAATTGGGGGACACACGTGGATTTGGCGTGCCAAGCTTGCGTTTGTGCAGGTGAGCGGCGAACTTGT
This window encodes:
- a CDS encoding MinD/ParA family ATP-binding protein is translated as MEEEIAVSAPNDSPADGSEDEILDRTGPIIPIKLGAHAKRQRAEAASLQQRQPDVEPRPLQLPPRGPLSIVDAVPPHDPHVDLPPAIGDALGAQLRSEILPSPRRPASIGWRKWVYRGSFGVINPGESREEAELRELTAVVRTPWRGIHSLAVLGGNGGVGKTMITAALGSVLSELRRKDMVLATDADPGQSANLASWIDPSASSTFADVLAQDEPERNFDLRFFVGQNPVTGLDVLAANAHSVRPRGELNAEIYTQAHSRLQRLYSLLLTDTGVDFWHPVMPGVLRSANGVVLVAAATPVGAEGAVRAIEWLISEGYEYLIPRMVVVINHVRGYDNREDRRNSERLVAAMVARFHRWISPNHIVAVPYDPHIATAGPLDIHQLQPETWHGLVTAAASVSAGLASAWSV